A region from the Meiothermus sp. Pnk-1 genome encodes:
- a CDS encoding DUF4139 domain-containing protein: MNKALLTLGIATLIGAVQAQEAAFYRGFAEVKTPVTLPAGEWRWQPGESLFETLVPGTLKLLGLSEQSRQVILQDAPNPLAAYKGKAISFYWEGKWREAVVVDPDRPLFQFEGHYLTSLPGLVAYPDPSGFQNPRLEVVFRYQGQGPTTLSYLTRGLSWSLRYTLEGGDLTGWASLHNSLGTPQRFRQVELVAGTVPLLEGGIPVPKAATAPAPEVRSMAADAEFSGESGGTFRYRLPGEVNLEPGLTELPFIRARVQPTYTWSYAGGFTTASEIRFQRGYRFAATENLAAGIVSIRDQGVFVGQAALPDTAKGNPVRLSLGPDPDGQAERKIEQLAQNSFRVTTTVKNPKAYPLEVEISEFFPRPFTLEGQGLEKTPEGYRVRFNLNPGQARVLVYTVTLPR; this comes from the coding sequence GTGAACAAAGCCCTTCTCACCCTGGGAATTGCCACTTTGATCGGAGCGGTTCAAGCTCAGGAGGCTGCTTTTTATCGGGGCTTTGCCGAGGTCAAGACCCCGGTGACCCTACCCGCGGGGGAGTGGCGCTGGCAGCCTGGAGAAAGCCTCTTTGAGACCTTGGTGCCCGGAACCCTCAAGCTCCTTGGCCTGAGCGAGCAATCCCGCCAGGTTATTTTGCAGGATGCTCCCAACCCACTGGCAGCCTACAAAGGCAAGGCGATCTCTTTTTACTGGGAGGGAAAGTGGCGCGAGGCAGTAGTGGTGGATCCGGATAGACCCCTCTTCCAGTTCGAGGGGCACTACCTCACCAGCCTGCCGGGTTTGGTGGCCTACCCCGACCCTTCGGGCTTCCAAAATCCCCGCCTCGAGGTGGTCTTCCGTTACCAAGGCCAAGGGCCGACTACCCTCAGCTACCTGACCCGGGGGCTCTCCTGGAGCCTGCGTTACACCCTGGAAGGAGGCGACCTCACCGGTTGGGCCAGCCTGCACAACTCCTTGGGAACGCCCCAGCGCTTCCGCCAGGTGGAGTTGGTGGCGGGAACGGTTCCCCTCTTGGAAGGCGGCATTCCCGTACCCAAGGCGGCTACAGCCCCGGCGCCCGAGGTGCGCTCGATGGCCGCCGACGCAGAGTTTTCCGGAGAGTCAGGCGGCACCTTCCGCTACCGCCTGCCGGGGGAGGTAAACCTCGAGCCCGGCCTCACCGAGCTACCCTTTATCCGCGCTCGAGTCCAGCCCACCTACACCTGGAGCTACGCGGGCGGCTTCACTACCGCTAGCGAGATCCGTTTCCAACGCGGTTACCGCTTCGCTGCTACAGAGAACCTGGCCGCGGGCATCGTGAGCATCCGCGACCAGGGGGTCTTCGTGGGACAAGCCGCCCTGCCCGATACCGCCAAGGGCAACCCGGTGCGCCTCTCGCTGGGCCCCGATCCCGACGGACAGGCTGAGCGCAAGATCGAGCAGCTGGCGCAAAACAGCTTCCGCGTGACCACCACGGTGAAGAACCCCAAGGCTTATCCCCTCGAGGTCGAGATCAGCGAGTTCTTCCCCCGGCCTTTCACGCTCGAAGGGCAAGGGCTGGAGAAGACCCCTGAGGGGTATCGGGTGCGCTTCAACCTAAACCCCGGACAAGCCCGCGTCCTGGTGTATACGGTGACGCTACCTCGGTGA
- a CDS encoding ABC transporter ATP-binding protein, which translates to MNPSPAPSAPRTEGKSTNLLEVKDLKKWFPIRGGILSRVVANVKAINGVSFSVKKGEVLGLVGESGSGKTTVGRTILRLIEPTEGSIKFNGQEITTLSKAQLRPYRRKMQIVFQDPFASLNPRMTVGDIIAEPLVIHGIGTPQERQERVANLLRTVGLSPDHVRRYPHEFSGGQRQRIGIARALAVEPEFVVADEPVSALDVSIQAQVVNLLQDLKEQFGLTVLFIAHDLAVVEYISDRIAVMYLGRIMELATSKQLYANPKHPYTEALLSAIPMPDPTIKRERIVLQGDIPSPINPPSGCVFRTRCRYAVAECATVVPELREVEPGHFKACIRDDIL; encoded by the coding sequence GTGAACCCTAGCCCTGCTCCTAGCGCTCCTCGTACCGAAGGCAAAAGTACCAACCTGCTCGAGGTCAAGGACTTAAAAAAGTGGTTCCCCATCCGGGGCGGCATCCTCTCGCGGGTGGTGGCCAACGTCAAGGCCATCAACGGGGTGAGCTTCAGCGTCAAAAAGGGCGAGGTGTTGGGCCTGGTGGGGGAGTCCGGTTCCGGCAAGACCACGGTAGGCCGCACCATTTTGCGCCTGATCGAACCCACCGAGGGCTCGATCAAGTTCAACGGCCAAGAGATCACCACCCTTTCCAAAGCGCAGCTGCGGCCCTACCGCCGCAAGATGCAAATCGTCTTCCAGGATCCCTTCGCCTCCTTAAACCCCCGCATGACCGTGGGCGACATCATCGCCGAGCCTTTGGTGATTCACGGGATCGGCACCCCGCAAGAGCGGCAGGAGCGGGTCGCCAACTTGCTCCGCACCGTGGGCCTCTCGCCCGATCACGTGCGCCGCTACCCCCACGAGTTCTCCGGCGGCCAGCGCCAGCGCATCGGCATCGCCCGGGCCCTAGCCGTAGAGCCGGAGTTCGTCGTGGCTGACGAGCCGGTTTCGGCGTTGGACGTCTCGATTCAGGCCCAGGTGGTCAACCTGCTGCAGGACCTGAAGGAGCAGTTCGGCCTCACCGTGCTCTTCATCGCTCACGACCTGGCGGTGGTGGAGTACATCTCCGACCGCATCGCGGTGATGTACCTGGGCCGCATCATGGAGCTGGCCACGTCCAAGCAGCTATACGCCAATCCCAAGCACCCCTACACCGAGGCCTTGCTCTCGGCCATCCCCATGCCCGATCCCACCATCAAGCGCGAGCGCATCGTGCTGCAAGGGGATATCCCCAGCCCCATCAACCCGCCCTCGGGCTGCGTGTTCCGCACCCGCTGCCGCTACGCCGTTGCGGAGTGCGCCACCGTCGTGCCGGAATTGCGCGAGGTCGAACCTGGGCACTTCAAGGCTTGCATCCGGGACGACATCCTGTAG
- a CDS encoding ABC transporter ATP-binding protein, producing MDEKRLLEVKDLKVHFFTDDGVVKAVDGVSFHIDKGETLAVVGESGSGKSVTSLATMRLIPMPPGKIVGGEILFRGKDKVVKDLTKLSEAEMRKIRGNDIAMIFQEPMTSLNPVYTVGDQIAEAIVLHQGKSKKEALEMAADMLDLVGIPEPKKRLSNYPHQMSGGMRQRVMIAMALSCNPSLLIADEPTTALDVTIQAQILELMKKLQDEIGMSILFITHNLGVVAEMADRVVVMYGGRAVEEADVVTTFKKPLMPYTMGLLNSIPRLDRAAEHKERLEAIPGNVPNPLHMPAGCAFHPRCKYFQAGRCDQQIPPLEDAGGGHMVRCVRWAEIQQEVLA from the coding sequence ATGGACGAAAAACGCCTCCTCGAGGTCAAAGACCTCAAAGTTCACTTCTTCACCGACGATGGTGTGGTGAAGGCGGTAGACGGAGTCTCCTTCCACATCGACAAGGGGGAGACCTTGGCCGTGGTGGGCGAGAGTGGCTCAGGCAAGAGCGTGACCAGCTTGGCCACGATGCGCTTGATCCCGATGCCTCCGGGTAAGATCGTAGGCGGAGAGATCCTCTTCCGGGGCAAGGACAAGGTGGTCAAGGACCTCACCAAGCTCTCCGAGGCGGAGATGCGCAAGATCCGCGGCAATGACATCGCCATGATCTTCCAGGAGCCCATGACCTCTTTGAACCCGGTCTACACGGTGGGCGACCAGATCGCCGAGGCCATCGTGCTGCACCAGGGCAAGAGCAAAAAAGAGGCCTTGGAGATGGCGGCGGATATGCTCGATCTGGTGGGCATCCCCGAACCCAAAAAACGCCTTTCCAACTACCCCCACCAGATGTCGGGGGGGATGCGCCAGCGGGTCATGATCGCCATGGCGCTTTCCTGCAACCCCTCGTTGCTGATCGCCGACGAGCCCACCACCGCGCTCGATGTGACCATCCAAGCGCAGATCCTGGAACTCATGAAAAAGCTCCAGGACGAGATCGGCATGAGCATCCTGTTCATCACCCATAACTTGGGGGTGGTGGCCGAGATGGCCGACCGGGTGGTGGTGATGTACGGAGGCCGGGCGGTGGAAGAGGCCGACGTGGTCACTACCTTCAAGAAGCCGCTGATGCCCTATACGATGGGCCTGTTGAACTCCATCCCCCGCTTGGACCGCGCCGCCGAGCATAAGGAGCGCCTCGAGGCCATCCCCGGCAACGTGCCTAACCCCCTCCATATGCCCGCTGGGTGCGCCTTCCACCCCCGCTGCAAGTACTTTCAGGCTGGTCGCTGCGACCAGCAGATCCCTCCCCTCGAAGACGCCGGGGGCGGGCACATGGTGCGCTGCGTACGCTGGGCCGAGATTCAACAGGAGGTGCTGGCGTGA
- a CDS encoding ABC transporter permease, translated as MTGKIELREGMGKSESFFQMAWRRFRRHPLARLGGVVLLLLYLGALFADFLAPYPESKSFRQFSYAPPTHIFWRDTDGRLTRPYVCPSERRRNLETFRVEVITDCSKGRYPIYFFVRGEPYKFLGFIPANLRLMGGDWLVSEQAHLFLWGTDDFGRDLWGRIWFGARVSLTVGIFATGLALIIGVFFGGIAGLYAGKPITLSIGLASPEFRRYLRRGPPLVAWLKALGWTLVWLGLAWLLWITLQGFLQTSQGLEAILAGAAGVILLVAIGYFLIWQTVKLDLDTLIMRTTEVLAAIPDLFLLITLSVLIPQDIPPATRFMLVVSILSFVNWGGLARTVRSQVLQLREMEYAQAAQALGASDARTLTRHILPGTFTYLIVIVTLSIPSFILGESGLSFLGLGIQEPASSWGLLLSKAQQTGIIAFTERPWLLIPGLFILVAVLAYNLLGDGLRDALDPRSRR; from the coding sequence ATGACCGGAAAAATCGAGCTTCGCGAAGGCATGGGGAAGAGCGAGAGCTTTTTCCAGATGGCCTGGCGGCGTTTCCGCCGCCACCCTCTGGCCCGGCTGGGAGGGGTGGTGCTCTTGCTGCTGTATTTGGGGGCCCTATTCGCGGATTTTCTCGCCCCTTACCCGGAGAGCAAGAGCTTCCGCCAGTTCAGCTATGCGCCTCCAACCCACATTTTTTGGCGCGATACCGATGGCAGGCTAACCCGCCCCTACGTCTGCCCCAGCGAGCGCAGGAGGAACCTCGAGACCTTCCGGGTGGAGGTGATTACCGACTGTAGCAAGGGCCGCTATCCGATCTACTTCTTTGTACGCGGGGAGCCGTACAAATTCCTGGGCTTCATCCCGGCCAACTTACGGCTCATGGGGGGCGACTGGCTGGTGAGCGAACAAGCCCACCTGTTCCTCTGGGGTACCGATGATTTTGGCCGGGATCTGTGGGGGCGCATCTGGTTTGGAGCACGGGTCTCCCTCACGGTGGGGATTTTCGCCACCGGCTTGGCCCTCATCATCGGGGTGTTTTTCGGGGGGATCGCCGGGCTCTACGCCGGAAAGCCGATCACCCTCAGCATAGGCTTGGCTAGCCCAGAGTTTCGCCGCTATCTCAGGCGAGGACCTCCGCTTGTGGCCTGGCTCAAGGCCCTAGGTTGGACGTTGGTCTGGCTGGGATTGGCCTGGCTGTTGTGGATCACCCTGCAGGGATTTTTGCAGACCAGCCAAGGGCTCGAGGCCATCCTGGCGGGGGCTGCTGGGGTAATTCTGCTAGTAGCCATCGGCTACTTCCTCATCTGGCAGACGGTGAAGCTGGATTTGGACACCCTGATCATGCGCACTACCGAGGTGCTGGCGGCCATCCCTGACCTCTTCTTGCTCATCACCCTCTCGGTGCTGATTCCGCAGGACATTCCCCCCGCCACCCGCTTCATGCTGGTGGTTTCGATCCTCTCCTTTGTCAACTGGGGTGGCTTGGCCCGCACGGTGCGCAGCCAGGTGTTGCAGCTACGGGAGATGGAGTATGCCCAAGCCGCTCAGGCCCTGGGGGCTTCCGATGCCCGTACGCTAACCCGGCACATCCTGCCCGGAACCTTCACCTACCTCATCGTGATCGTTACCCTCTCGATTCCCAGCTTCATCCTGGGGGAGTCGGGGCTTTCCTTCTTGGGGCTGGGCATCCAAGAACCCGCCTCTTCTTGGGGATTGCTGCTGTCCAAAGCCCAGCAGACCGGGATCATCGCTTTTACCGAGCGGCCCTGGCTTTTGATCCCCGGCCTCTTTATCCTGGTCGCGGTTTTGGCGTATAACTTGTTGGGTGACGGGCTGCGCGACGCCCTGGACCCGCGCTCGAGGCGCTAG
- a CDS encoding ABC transporter permease, producing MWSYIVRRLLQLVPTFFGATLLAFIIIQLAPGDFVTRLELDPTQTRESIASLRREFALDQPWMVQYAKWVSGILQGKLGLSLSYKADVWKVIWPRILNSMVLVVLSTLLIYLVAVPVGVYSAVRQYSIGDRILTVLAFIGVAIPNFFFALIMLFVAVWLNDTTGMKILPIGGMTSEFVGGVPYLQAPWWQRTLDVLWHALPVVLVLATTGTAGLIRVMRGQMLEVLSQDYIRTARAKGVTERVAIYKHALRNAVIPIVAGIGFLLPALIGGAGLIEVVMAWPGITPMLLDAISAVDLYLVMGFITVTTILLMLGNLLSDLLLAWVDPRIRYN from the coding sequence ATGTGGAGCTATATCGTTCGACGCTTGCTTCAGCTCGTTCCGACCTTTTTCGGGGCTACGCTGCTGGCGTTTATCATCATCCAGCTGGCGCCGGGGGATTTCGTCACCCGCCTCGAGCTAGACCCCACCCAAACCCGGGAATCCATCGCCTCCTTGCGGCGGGAGTTCGCCCTCGACCAGCCCTGGATGGTGCAGTACGCCAAGTGGGTCTCAGGGATACTGCAAGGAAAACTGGGGCTCTCGCTTTCCTACAAGGCCGATGTCTGGAAGGTAATCTGGCCCCGTATCCTCAACTCGATGGTGCTGGTGGTGCTCTCCACCTTGCTCATCTATCTGGTCGCCGTCCCGGTGGGGGTATACTCGGCCGTGCGGCAGTATTCGATCGGGGATCGCATCCTCACGGTGCTGGCCTTTATCGGGGTGGCCATCCCCAACTTTTTCTTCGCCTTGATTATGCTTTTTGTCGCCGTATGGCTCAACGACACCACCGGGATGAAGATCTTGCCCATCGGCGGCATGACCTCGGAGTTCGTGGGCGGGGTGCCGTACTTGCAGGCCCCCTGGTGGCAGCGCACCCTGGATGTGCTGTGGCACGCTCTACCGGTGGTACTGGTGCTGGCCACCACCGGAACGGCTGGGCTCATACGGGTGATGCGCGGGCAGATGCTCGAGGTGCTCTCCCAAGACTACATCCGCACCGCCCGGGCCAAGGGGGTGACCGAGCGGGTCGCTATCTACAAGCACGCCCTGCGCAATGCGGTGATTCCGATCGTGGCGGGGATCGGGTTCCTGCTCCCGGCCCTCATCGGCGGGGCCGGGTTGATCGAGGTGGTGATGGCCTGGCCGGGGATCACGCCAATGCTGCTCGATGCCATCTCAGCGGTAGACCTTTACCTGGTTATGGGGTTTATCACTGTCACCACCATCTTACTGATGCTGGGCAACTTGCTCTCTGACCTCCTCTTGGCCTGGGTGGACCCCAGGATTCGCTACAACTAG
- a CDS encoding ABC transporter substrate-binding protein: MKKLFVLGMLALAGLALAQPKVFKGTEVGKQGGSLRISSISDPRTFNPFVARETSSTDIINNFFPYLTGYNPYTLQPEGYLATSWEVRNNGLTVIFKLRQGAKWSDGQPIDADDVIFSATVHADPKVNSNSRSSFVLDGQPIKWSKVDQYTVRADFPKPYAPALIQGWLIAPEHIFGPAYRQGPEKLQALYNLDTPPAQIVVGGPFTLDQYAKGERVVLKRNPNYWGTDEKANPVAYLERWTFQIVSNTEAQLARFLGGDTDLYAAPDGDKVAQVLERIRSGRLNGQIFPNADVTTGTNFIVFNWNNKDSFKANLFRQVKFRRAMAYLMDKKSMIEVAQGGLGKPQWGPISIPVKQFFTDDVAKYEFSPQKATQLLAELGFRTKNKDGFLVNAQGQVLEFNLATNQGNTLRERIAQIFADEARKVGVKVNYRPIDFNELVRQLTSPAADGTRDFDAILIGLTGGIEPAFSRNVWELNGSLHAWNQGVNGKNPARTEPFEVLIDKLMKQGATTLDPAKRREIYVQFQKVVAENLPLIYTVAPAYNPARLNRVGGLFPKEEINAIVGQYPYIETVFTKD, from the coding sequence ATGAAAAAACTTTTTGTTCTGGGCATGCTGGCGCTGGCGGGGTTAGCCCTGGCGCAGCCTAAGGTGTTCAAGGGCACCGAGGTGGGAAAGCAGGGTGGATCGCTCCGCATCTCTTCGATCTCCGACCCCCGCACCTTCAACCCCTTCGTGGCGCGGGAGACTTCGTCCACTGACATCATCAACAACTTCTTCCCTTACCTCACCGGCTACAATCCCTATACCCTACAGCCAGAGGGGTACCTGGCCACCTCCTGGGAGGTACGCAACAACGGGCTCACGGTGATCTTCAAGCTGCGCCAGGGGGCCAAGTGGTCGGATGGACAGCCCATCGATGCCGACGATGTAATTTTTAGCGCCACCGTCCACGCCGACCCCAAGGTGAACTCCAACAGCCGCTCGAGCTTCGTCCTCGACGGCCAGCCGATCAAGTGGAGCAAGGTGGACCAGTACACGGTGCGCGCGGACTTCCCCAAGCCCTACGCCCCGGCTTTGATCCAGGGCTGGCTCATCGCCCCCGAGCACATCTTCGGCCCGGCTTACCGCCAGGGGCCGGAGAAGCTGCAAGCGCTCTACAACCTGGATACCCCGCCTGCCCAGATCGTGGTGGGTGGCCCCTTTACCCTCGACCAGTACGCCAAGGGCGAGCGGGTGGTGCTGAAGCGTAACCCCAACTACTGGGGCACCGACGAGAAGGCTAACCCGGTAGCCTACCTCGAGCGCTGGACCTTCCAGATCGTCTCCAACACCGAAGCCCAATTGGCCCGCTTCCTGGGTGGGGACACCGACCTCTACGCCGCCCCCGACGGCGACAAGGTGGCCCAGGTGCTCGAGCGCATCCGCTCAGGCCGCCTCAATGGCCAGATCTTCCCCAACGCCGACGTGACCACTGGCACCAACTTCATCGTCTTCAACTGGAACAACAAGGACTCCTTCAAGGCCAACCTCTTCCGCCAGGTGAAGTTCAGAAGGGCCATGGCTTACCTGATGGACAAGAAGTCCATGATCGAAGTGGCCCAGGGCGGGCTGGGTAAGCCGCAGTGGGGCCCCATCTCGATCCCCGTCAAGCAGTTCTTCACCGACGACGTGGCCAAGTACGAGTTCAGCCCGCAAAAGGCCACCCAACTCCTGGCCGAGCTCGGCTTCCGCACCAAGAACAAGGACGGCTTCCTGGTGAATGCCCAGGGGCAGGTGCTCGAGTTCAACCTGGCCACCAACCAGGGCAACACCCTGCGCGAGCGGATCGCCCAGATCTTCGCCGATGAGGCCAGGAAGGTCGGGGTCAAGGTTAACTACCGCCCCATCGACTTCAACGAGCTGGTGCGCCAGCTCACCAGCCCCGCAGCCGACGGTACCCGCGACTTCGATGCCATCCTCATCGGCCTCACCGGCGGCATCGAGCCCGCTTTCAGCCGCAACGTGTGGGAACTCAACGGCTCGCTCCACGCTTGGAACCAGGGGGTAAACGGCAAGAACCCAGCCCGCACCGAGCCGTTTGAAGTCCTCATCGACAAGCTGATGAAGCAAGGGGCCACCACCCTCGATCCGGCCAAGCGGCGCGAGATCTACGTGCAGTTCCAGAAGGTGGTAGCGGAGAACTTGCCGCTCATCTACACCGTGGCTCCGGCCTATAACCCGGCCCGCCTCAACCGCGTCGGCGGCCTCTTCCCCAAGGAAGAGATCAACGCCATCGTCGGGCAGTACCCCTACATCGAAACGGTCTTCACCAAAGACTAA
- the secG gene encoding preprotein translocase subunit SecG has translation MEIVYNLLLVLYLLIAAGLVYFVLAQEPKQTGGDLLGGASDLFQARGVTGGLYRITAGLGIAFVVLAWLLGRLPR, from the coding sequence ATGGAAATTGTCTACAACCTTCTCCTGGTTCTTTACCTGCTGATAGCGGCGGGTTTGGTGTATTTCGTGCTCGCCCAGGAGCCCAAACAGACCGGGGGCGACCTTCTGGGGGGCGCGAGCGACCTGTTCCAGGCGCGCGGGGTTACCGGCGGCCTATACCGCATCACCGCGGGGCTGGGAATCGCCTTCGTGGTGCTGGCCTGGCTGTTGGGCCGTCTGCCGCGCTAA
- a CDS encoding helix-turn-helix domain-containing protein: protein MNKDQDHKKLIKVTEAAKQLGVSRQTLARWIRQGWIPAVQIGDRFRVSAEVIEELLDKAKKVPTPQAEEVG from the coding sequence ATGAACAAGGATCAGGATCATAAAAAACTGATAAAGGTCACAGAGGCGGCCAAGCAGTTGGGGGTTTCCCGGCAAACTCTTGCTCGCTGGATTCGGCAGGGGTGGATTCCTGCCGTGCAGATCGGCGATAGGTTCAGGGTTTCTGCTGAGGTGATCGAGGAGCTTCTCGACAAGGCCAAAAAGGTGCCCACCCCCCAGGCCGAGGAGGTGGGCTAA